One part of the Musa acuminata AAA Group cultivar baxijiao chromosome BXJ1-5, Cavendish_Baxijiao_AAA, whole genome shotgun sequence genome encodes these proteins:
- the LOC135673764 gene encoding uncharacterized protein LOC135673764 produces MPRMTEASKPPASDETLRPTEQGGKPARSAFLWVALFVLFLNSSWAVYHFQFESLPLPLDAEQAGKRGFSEVSALEHVKYLTELGPHPVGSDALELAVQYVFAATEKIQKTAHWEVDVQVDLFHAETAANHLSKGLFKGKTLVYSDLKHVVLRILPKYLPEAEDNVILVSSHIDTVFSSQGAGDCSSCVGVMLELARGIAQWAHGFKNGVIFLFNTGEEEGLNGAHSFITQHPWRSTIRFVVDLEAMGIGGKSIVFQGGSVPWALETYAKVSKYPSGLVIAQDLFHSGAIQSATDFQVYEEVGGLSGLDFAYTDATAIYHTKNDKLKLLKPGSLQHLGENMLAFLIQSAMSTNLQNKMEVKKDGIVQSQSIFFDILGTYMVVYSQRLATMLHNSVILQSLLIWTTSLIMGGYHGAMTFGLSCFCILLMWICSLSLSIMVSFLIPLISTSPVPYIANPWLVIGLFGAPAVLGALTGQHLGFLCISRYLRCTFSKRVPTVASNTLENLIKLETERWLFKAGFIQWLILLIIGNFYKVGSSFVALVWLVPPAFAYGLMEATLSPLRSPKQLKIVTLILGLAMPILFSSGMMIRLVGILVGIIVRSERNPGSRPDWLGNVIVAVFVSAIVCLMLVYLLSYIHLSGAKGPMIFSMLMLLALALAAVSTGILPTFTEDISRAVTVVHVVKTKGNSENQDASSFISLSSLTPGKLTEEVKNFKDEEFTCGRNKTIDFVSFTVKYGCWSSKDSGSGWSKSDIPIVHVEHDSIASGARKTGIFIDTKISKRWSLAINREEIRDFTFEADSEELVPLGDKSEVDGWHFIQFSGGKNSPTKFRLNLFWLSNTTHQSQKSYESGASPLLLKLRTDVSKITPEVESVLEKLPPWCSLFGKSTSPYPLAFLTTLPVQF; encoded by the exons ATGCCGCGGATGACTGAGGCTTCTAAGCCACCTGCTTCTGATGAAACACTGCGTCCCACAGAACAAGGTGGGAAACCTGCAAGATCAGCTTTTCTATGGGTGGCCTTGTTTGTGCTCTTCCTGAATAGCTCTTGGGCTGTCTACCATTTTCAATTCGAGAGTCTACCTTTGCCTCTCGATGCTGAGCAAGCAGGCAAGCGTGGTTTCTCTGAAGTGTCGGCTTTGGAGCATGTCAAGTATTTGACCGAATTGGGTCCTCATCCCGTCGGTTCAGACGCTCTTGAGCTTGCAGTGCAG TATGTTTTTGCAGCAACAGAGAAGATTCAGAAGACAGCTCATTGGGAGGTTGATGTTCAGGTGGATCTCTTCCATGCGGAGACTGCCGCAAATCATCTCTCCAAAGGTCTCTTCAAGGGGAAAACACTTGTATATTCAGATCTGAAGCATGTTGTCTTGAGAATCTTGCCTAAGTACCTGCCTGAAGCAGAAGATAATGTTATTCTGGTTTCCTCACACATTGACACAGTTTTCTCATC gCAAGGAGCTGGTGACTGCAGCTCATGTGTGGGAGTTATGTTAGAACTTGCTCGAGGAATTGCTCAATGGGCTCATGGATTTAAGAATGGtgtcatttttctttttaatactGGAGAGGAAGAGGGCCTTAATGGAGCTCACAGCTTTATAACACAG CATCCATGGAGGAGCACCATTAGATTTGTAGTAGATCTGGAAGCTATGGGGATTGGTGGAAAATCCATTGTTTTTCAG GGTGGTTCAGTGCCATGGGCTCTTGAAACTTATGCCAAGGTCTCAAAGTACCCATCTGGTCTAGTTATTGCACAG GATCTCTTTCATTCTGGTGCAATACAATCTGCTACAGACTTTCAGGTGTATGAAGAAGTTGGCGGTCTTTCTGGACTTGATTTTGCATATACAGATGCTACTGCTATTTACCATACAAAG AATGACAAATTGAAGCTTTTGAAGCCAGGATCTCTTCAACATCTGGGAGAAAACATGCTGGCATTTCTAATTCAATCTGCTATGTCAACAAATCTCCAAAATAAAATGGAAGTGAAAAAGGATGGCATTGTTCAAAGCCAATCTATCTTTTTTGATATCCTG GGTACATACATGGTTGTCTACTCGCAACGACTTGCAACAATGCTGCATAACTCAGTGATATTGCAATCACTTCTTATATGGACAACATCTCTTATTATGGGTGGCTATCATGGTGCTATGACATTTGGATTATCGTGTTTTTGCATTTTGCTCATGTGGATTTGTTCTCTAAGCTTATCAATAATGGTTTCTTTTCTCATACCCTTGATTTCCACCTCACCTGTACCATATATTGCAAACCCATGGTTAGTTATTGGCTTATTCGGCGCACCTGCAGTACTTGGGGCATTGACTGGTCAACATCTGGGCTTTCTTTGCATCAGTAGGTATTTGAGATGCACTTTTTCCAAAAGAGTGCCTACAGTAGCATCCAACACTCTGGAAAATTTAATAAAGTTGGAGACTGAAAGGTGGCTTTTCAAAGCTGGTTTTATTCAGTGGCTAATACTTCTTATAATTGGCAACTTCTACAAGGTTGGGTCCTCCTTTGTGGCCCTTGTTTGGTTAGTTCCACCAGCTTTTGCTT ATGGTTTGATGGAAGCAACATTATCCCCATTACGATCACCAAAGCAGCTCAAAATTGTGACACTGATTTTGGGTTTAGCAATGCCTATTCTGTTCTCTTCTGGGATGATGATTCGATTGGTTGGCATATTAGTTGGAATCATTGTCCGGTCAGAAAG GAACCCAGGTAGCAGACCTGACTGGCTTGGCAATGTCATAGTTGCTGTATTTGTTTCAGCAATTGTTTGTCTTATGCTGGTATACCTTCTTTCATATATTCATCTCTCAG GTGCAAAAGGACCAATGATCTTTTCAATGCTTATGCTGCTTGCCCTTGCACTGGCTGCAGTATCAACTGGCATTCTCCCAACGTTTACAGAAGACATTTCTCGGGCTGTCACA GTTGTGCATGTAGTGAAGACAAAAGGAAACTCTGAAAATCAGGATGCATCATCTTTCATTTCCTTATCTTCTTTGACTCCTGGAAAGTTGACAGAGGAAGTGAAGAATTTTAAGGATGAAGAATTCACTTGTGGACGGAATAAAACTATTGATTTTGTTTCTTTTACTGTGAAATATGGCTGTTGGAGTTCCAAGGATTCGGGAAGTGGATGGAGTAAATCAGACATTCCCATAGTCCATGTTGAACATGATTCTATTGCATCAGGAGCCAGAAAAACAGGAATATTTATTGACACCAAAATTTCAAAACGCTGGTCGCTTGCAATCAATAGAGAAGAAATCAGAGACTTCACATTTGAAG CTGACTCAGAAGAACTGGTACCACTTGGCGACAAGAGTGAGGTTGATGGATGGCATTTTATCCAGTTTTCTGGTGGAAAGAATTCTCCGACAAAATTCCGTTTGAATCTCTTCTGGTTGAGCAACACGacacatcaatcacaaaaatcatatgAATCAGGAGCCTCTCCTCTGCTCTTGAAACTCCGAACCGACGTGAGCAAAATCACACCAGAAGTCGAGAGCGTTCTCGAGAAACTTCCAccttggtgttctctttttggtaAATCCACTTCACCCTATCCTTTGGCATTCTTGACTACACTCCCAGTTCAATTCTAG
- the LOC135673765 gene encoding protein S40-4-like, protein MAGRSHHRPTKHAAHRLFSESASTGFQDSDEFTESDVWGCPVEPAPSQAEPGGRAIPSFRPSARGRKADGQRGDRVPPASLPVNIPDWSKILGNCANSHGKNSSGLWEEEEEEEEAIDGDELDGRRMVPPHELLWRSRAASMSVHEGIGRTLKGRDLSRVRNAVWQITGFED, encoded by the coding sequence ATGGCAGGGAGAAGCCACCACCGCCCCACCAAGCACGCGGCGCACCGCCTCTTTTCCGAGTCGGCGTCCACCGGTTTCCAAGACTCGGACGAGTTCACTGAGTCGGACGTCTGGGGATGCCCCGTCGAGCCGGCCCCCAGCCAGGCCGAGCCCGGCGGCCGGGCGATCCCCTCCTTCCGCCCGTCCGCCCGTGGCAGGAAGGCCGACGGCCAGAGGGGAGACCGCGTCCCCCCCGCCTCCCTGCCGGTAAACATACCCGATTGGTCCAAGATCCTCGGCAACTGCGCCAACAGCCACGGCAAGAACAGCAGCGGTctctgggaggaggaggaggaggaggaggaggcaatcGACGGCGACGAGCTGGACGGCCGGCGGATGGTCCCGCCGCACGAGCTGCTGTGGCGGAGCCGGGCGGCGTCGATGTCGGTCCACGAGGGGATCGGGCGGACCCTCAAGGGCCGGGACCTGAGTCGGGTTCGCAACGCCGTGTGGCAGATCACCGGCTTCGAAGACTGA